TGAACCTAAACCACTGGCTCCTCCTCCTATGACAATAAAGTCCCATTCTTTTACATTGGTTAATTTACTGAGTTCTTCGTTTCGTTTCATAAATGTTTCGTTTATGTTTCGTTTTCAAATATATAAATTAAAAATGAAAGCAAAAAGAAAATAAATGAAATTTTAAAATAAGTAAATTTATGACTTGCTATTGCCTTTATGATTGAATATGATGGGATTACCTATTAATAGTATCCGGGCAATAAAAAACGCACATGTGAAAAAAAAGCGGTATTTTTGAGGAAACGAATAAAATGGAAAAGCTAATTCCAAGGCATGATGAAATATTGAAAGAGCTGGATGAAAAAGGTCATGTTCTTGTTCAGGATTTGTGTGAAAAATTAAATGTTTCTTCGGTTACGATACGAAAGGATCTGAACTATCTCGAAAGTCTGGGGCTTCTTTTCAGAAATCATGGAGGAGCAAGTAAGCAGGTGAGGTATGCTTATGAAAAAAATGTAGGGGAAAAAGAAAATATCAATGTAGATGCAAAACAGGCCATTGCTAAGGCTGCTCTTTCGTTGATTCAGGAGAATGACTGTATCATACTGGCGTCGGGAACTACGATGCACTATCTGGCAAGAATGCTGATGAACTTTGGGCCGCTTACCGTTCTGACATCTTCTTTGAGGGTCGCTATTGAACTTTGCAATAATCCGAATATTAATGTTATTCAGCTGGGTGGGGAGGTGAGAAAAAGCTCCACTTCCATTGTAGGATCCATTTCTGAAGGCATTCTGAAGCAGTTCTCATGCAATAAACTTTTTCTGGGAGTGGACGGTATCGATCTTGAATTTGGAATCAGTACTTCCAACGCTGCGGAGGCGCATCTTAACCAGGTGATGATTGAATGTTCGGATAAAACCGTAGTTCTTGCAGATTCTTCCAAATTGAACAAAAAAGGTTTCGGGAAAATTGCTTCACTGGATCAGGTGGATTATCTGATTACGGATGATGGTATCACGGTTGAAGATCAGATGAAGCTTGAAGAAATTGGAGTTAACGTGATGAAATGACCTCGGGTATTGATATAGAGGATTGAATGTGTTTTTAGGTAATATTCAGTATTTTGCTATATTGTTTATGTTTTTAATATTTATTTGTGAATTTTATTGATAAAAATTTGGATATTTATCTTTTTATTCATTACTTAGTGAAGTTAAAAACTAAAAAAATATTACCATGAAAAAATTATTCTTAGTAGCAACATTAATGGTTGCTGGTCTGATGAGTGCAAACACAATCGCTCCTGAAGTTGAAATTACAGAAAATACACCTGCAGTAGAAGCGGAAGCTCCTGAAGTAGCAGAGGCGGCTGTTGCCTGTGTTCCTGCCACGCTTTCCTGCGGAATTCAAGGGACGGCTTGTGGAGAAACCCTGGGAGATATCATAGACGTTGTTCTTGTAGCGGACGCACTACTATGTCCTTAATTATTGATAAAATAACTTATATAAAGAGGATTTCATATCCTCTTTTTTATTAATTAAAATTGATGTTTTTTATGCAGAAACTTGGAATAATATTTTTGTCTTTATTGCTTGGTGTTTATGTGAGTGGTCAGAAAGCGGTTAATTTAGATGTGGTGAAATCCCAGTATATCTACTTGCTGACAAGTCAGCGGGACTCATTGGATAAGGAAAACATCGGGCAGGAATATTTTATATTGCAAAGGGGGAAGCAGAAGTCACAGTTTATGAGTTTGAATTCTTATAAACGGGATTCTATTACAACAGACCTGATCAATAACAGGTCTTCGGTTGCTAACCTGAACCTGGGAAATATTCCGAAGACAGACTTTGCTTTCAGAATTATTAAAGATCAGAGTAAGAATACAGTAGAATTTTATGATAAAATAATAAGGGCCGATTTTTTATACGAAGAAAGTCCGGGATTTAAATGGAGGATCACTGATCAAAAGAAGAAGATGGGCAATCTCAACTGTCAGGCGGCGCTACTCACCTATGCAGGCCGTAATTATAAAGCCTGGTTTACGAATGATATTCCGGTTTCAGATGGTCCTTATAAGTTTTACGGGCTGCCGGGGCTGATTGTGGAGATGGAGGACGACAAAAAACATTATAAATTTGAACTGATCAGTTATAAAAATCTGGCTGACGAAAAACCATTGTGGATCTCGGAAAGAAGGCTTGGTGGTAAAAAGATTGCCAAAGCAGAGTACTATAAGGCATTAAAGAACAGTCAGGACAATATTATCCTTGAAATGTCCAAGAGTGGTTTTAATCTTAGCCCTGATGCCGAGAATCAGGTAAAAGAGAAATTGAAAAAACGTAATAATCCTATAGAACTGGTTCCGTAATCTGTAAGAAGGAGCCTGAAAATATAAAGCCTTATGCTCTCATAAGGTTTTTTTATTTGAATATAATGACGGTGTTGTAATGTAAGGTCTTGTAGTTGTTATTTTTTTCTGACCAGAC
This portion of the Chryseobacterium arthrosphaerae genome encodes:
- a CDS encoding DeoR/GlpR family DNA-binding transcription regulator → MEKLIPRHDEILKELDEKGHVLVQDLCEKLNVSSVTIRKDLNYLESLGLLFRNHGGASKQVRYAYEKNVGEKENINVDAKQAIAKAALSLIQENDCIILASGTTMHYLARMLMNFGPLTVLTSSLRVAIELCNNPNINVIQLGGEVRKSSTSIVGSISEGILKQFSCNKLFLGVDGIDLEFGISTSNAAEAHLNQVMIECSDKTVVLADSSKLNKKGFGKIASLDQVDYLITDDGITVEDQMKLEEIGVNVMK
- a CDS encoding GLPGLI family protein, whose translation is MQKLGIIFLSLLLGVYVSGQKAVNLDVVKSQYIYLLTSQRDSLDKENIGQEYFILQRGKQKSQFMSLNSYKRDSITTDLINNRSSVANLNLGNIPKTDFAFRIIKDQSKNTVEFYDKIIRADFLYEESPGFKWRITDQKKKMGNLNCQAALLTYAGRNYKAWFTNDIPVSDGPYKFYGLPGLIVEMEDDKKHYKFELISYKNLADEKPLWISERRLGGKKIAKAEYYKALKNSQDNIILEMSKSGFNLSPDAENQVKEKLKKRNNPIELVP